Proteins from a genomic interval of Lycium ferocissimum isolate CSIRO_LF1 chromosome 2, AGI_CSIRO_Lferr_CH_V1, whole genome shotgun sequence:
- the LOC132042408 gene encoding uncharacterized protein LOC132042408 isoform X1, translating into MADEPALTRWTFPDFKLFYDMKFGRKKVPAPDATENSDAVQNGNSSPVNGNGYVRNTAELSIYEQYNQANGGSAQSNGVNGVQSAGVDEKPQRSLLPPFESAEMRALGESLSRDILRGNPDVKWESIKGLETAKRLLKEAVVMPIKYPKYFKGLLTPWKGILLFGPPGTGKTMLAKAVATECNTTFFNISASSVVSKWRGDSEKLIKVLFELAKHHAPSTIFLDEIDAIISQRGEARSEHEASRRLKTELLIQMDGLNRTDELVFVLAATNLPWELDAAMLRRLEKRILVPLPESEARCAMFEELLPSLPEEAPLPYDLLVEKTEGFSGSDIRLLCKEAAMQPLRRLMAQLEEKEEVVPEDELPNVGPITVRDIEMALQNTRPSAHLHAPRYDKFNSDYGSHVLQ; encoded by the exons ATGGCAGATGAACCTGCGTTGACTCGCTGGACATTTCCG GATTTTAAGTTGTTTTATGATATGAAGTTTGGGAGGAAGAAGGTTCCTGCACCCGATGCAACTGAGAATAGTGATGCTGTACAAAATGGAAATTCTTCGCCTGtgaatggaaatggatatgtgcGGAACACTGCAGAATTATCAATTTACGAGCAGTATAATCAG GCTAATGGAGGCTCAGCACAATCTAATGGAGTTAACGGGGTTCAGTCTGCCGGAGTGGATGAAAAACC GCAAAGATCTCTACTTCCCCCTTTCGAGTCTGCAGAGATGCGCGCTTTAGGAGAAAGTTTAAGCAG GGATATTCTTCGTGGTAATCCAGATGTTAAGTGGGAGAGCATTAAAGGATTAGAGACCGCCAAGCGTCTACTAAAAGAAGCAGTTGTCATGCCAATTAAATATCCAAA GTACTTCAAAGGTCTTCTAACTCCATGGAAAGGTATCCTCCTTTTTGGCCCTCCAGGAACGGGAAAG ACCATGCTTGCAAAGGCAGTTGCAACTGAATGCAATACCACGTTTTTCAATATCTCAGCATCATCAGTTGTCAGCAAATGGCGTG GTGATTCTGAGAAATTGATAAAAGTATTGTTCGAGCTCGCCAAGCATCATGCACCTTCAACCATCTTTCTAGATGAAATTGATGCAATTATCAGTCAACGCGGGGAAGCTCGTAGTGAGCATGAAGCTAGTAGGCGTTTAAAAACAGAATTGCTCATACAG ATGGACGGTTTGAATCGGACAGATGAACTTGTCTTTGTTTTGGCAGCAACAAATCTTCCCTGGGAACTGGATGCAGCAATGCTCCGGCGTCTTGAGAAGCGG ATCCTCGTGCCCCTTCCGGAGTCAGAAGCGAGGTGCGCCATGTTTGAGGAATTACTACCATCCCTCCCTGAGGAGGCGCCACTTCCATATGATTTATTGGTAGAAAAGACAGAAGGTTTTTCCGGTTCTGACATTCGGCTATTATGCAAGGAGGCTGCCATGCAACCATTAAGACGTTTAATGGCACAACTTGAAGAGAAGGAAGAAGTGGTGCCTGAGGATG AGTTGCCCAATGTTGGACCAATAACTGTGAGAGATATTGAGATGGCGCTACAGAACACTAGACCATCTGCACACCTCCATGCACCAAGGTACGATAAGTTCAACTCAGATTATGGCAGCCATGTGCTCCAGTGA
- the LOC132042408 gene encoding uncharacterized protein LOC132042408 isoform X2: MADEPALTRWTFPFGRKKVPAPDATENSDAVQNGNSSPVNGNGYVRNTAELSIYEQYNQANGGSAQSNGVNGVQSAGVDEKPQRSLLPPFESAEMRALGESLSRDILRGNPDVKWESIKGLETAKRLLKEAVVMPIKYPKYFKGLLTPWKGILLFGPPGTGKTMLAKAVATECNTTFFNISASSVVSKWRGDSEKLIKVLFELAKHHAPSTIFLDEIDAIISQRGEARSEHEASRRLKTELLIQMDGLNRTDELVFVLAATNLPWELDAAMLRRLEKRILVPLPESEARCAMFEELLPSLPEEAPLPYDLLVEKTEGFSGSDIRLLCKEAAMQPLRRLMAQLEEKEEVVPEDELPNVGPITVRDIEMALQNTRPSAHLHAPRYDKFNSDYGSHVLQ; encoded by the exons ATGGCAGATGAACCTGCGTTGACTCGCTGGACATTTCCG TTTGGGAGGAAGAAGGTTCCTGCACCCGATGCAACTGAGAATAGTGATGCTGTACAAAATGGAAATTCTTCGCCTGtgaatggaaatggatatgtgcGGAACACTGCAGAATTATCAATTTACGAGCAGTATAATCAG GCTAATGGAGGCTCAGCACAATCTAATGGAGTTAACGGGGTTCAGTCTGCCGGAGTGGATGAAAAACC GCAAAGATCTCTACTTCCCCCTTTCGAGTCTGCAGAGATGCGCGCTTTAGGAGAAAGTTTAAGCAG GGATATTCTTCGTGGTAATCCAGATGTTAAGTGGGAGAGCATTAAAGGATTAGAGACCGCCAAGCGTCTACTAAAAGAAGCAGTTGTCATGCCAATTAAATATCCAAA GTACTTCAAAGGTCTTCTAACTCCATGGAAAGGTATCCTCCTTTTTGGCCCTCCAGGAACGGGAAAG ACCATGCTTGCAAAGGCAGTTGCAACTGAATGCAATACCACGTTTTTCAATATCTCAGCATCATCAGTTGTCAGCAAATGGCGTG GTGATTCTGAGAAATTGATAAAAGTATTGTTCGAGCTCGCCAAGCATCATGCACCTTCAACCATCTTTCTAGATGAAATTGATGCAATTATCAGTCAACGCGGGGAAGCTCGTAGTGAGCATGAAGCTAGTAGGCGTTTAAAAACAGAATTGCTCATACAG ATGGACGGTTTGAATCGGACAGATGAACTTGTCTTTGTTTTGGCAGCAACAAATCTTCCCTGGGAACTGGATGCAGCAATGCTCCGGCGTCTTGAGAAGCGG ATCCTCGTGCCCCTTCCGGAGTCAGAAGCGAGGTGCGCCATGTTTGAGGAATTACTACCATCCCTCCCTGAGGAGGCGCCACTTCCATATGATTTATTGGTAGAAAAGACAGAAGGTTTTTCCGGTTCTGACATTCGGCTATTATGCAAGGAGGCTGCCATGCAACCATTAAGACGTTTAATGGCACAACTTGAAGAGAAGGAAGAAGTGGTGCCTGAGGATG AGTTGCCCAATGTTGGACCAATAACTGTGAGAGATATTGAGATGGCGCTACAGAACACTAGACCATCTGCACACCTCCATGCACCAAGGTACGATAAGTTCAACTCAGATTATGGCAGCCATGTGCTCCAGTGA
- the LOC132042420 gene encoding glucan endo-1,3-beta-glucosidase 14, with protein sequence MDAPLRSRTSLWQILSIFFLLILLGLNNIRGVESLGINYGQVANNLPPPDKVLQLLRALKITKTRIYDTNPQVLTTFANSNIELIVTVENQMLATLCDQQQALQWVTSHIRPYFPATNITGIAVGNEIFTDGDTSLMTYLVPAMVNIHAALVKTGLSQSIQVSSPNSLAVLANSYPPSAGSFRTDLNGIMQQFLQFLSTTRSPFWINAYPYFAYKDSPTKISLDYVLFNSNQGMVDPYTKLHYDNMLYAQVDAAIFAIARMGFNGLEVKISETGWPSKGDSNEIGATLQNAAIYNRNIFRRQLLNEGTPLRPNVRLDIYVFALFNEDMKPGPTSERNYGLFQPDGTMAYNVGLLSTTSTTTEPSSASISLASSAPPMVKQVGYQSLANWMMMFAYFCWLLMR encoded by the exons ATGGATGCCCCTTTGAGATCAAGAACTTCATTGTGGCAAATTCTTTCAATATTCTTTCTCCTAATTTTATTAG GTTTGAACAATATTAGAGGAGTAGAATCACTTGGGATTAATTATGGTCAAGTTGCAAACAATTTACCACCACCAGATAAAGTCCTTCAACTTTTGCGTGCTCTCAAGATAACAAAGACAAGAATCTATGACACAAACCCTCAAGTGTTGACAACATTTGCCAACTCCAACATAGAGTTAATTGTGACAGTGGAGAATCAAATGCTAGCTACATTATGTGACCAACAACAAGCCCTTCAATGGGTAACTAGCCACATTAGGCCCTATTTTCCGGCCACAAACATCACGGGCATCGCAGTGGGCAACGAGATCTTCACTGACGGAGACACGTCTTTAATGACATATCTTGTGCCAGCCATGGTTAACATCCATGCAGCACTTGTTAAAACAGGACTTAGTCAATCCATTCAAGTCTCTTCCCCTAATTCACTTGCAGTTTTAGCCAATTCTTACCCTCCTTCAGCTGGTAGTTTTAGGACTGACCTTAATGGGATCATGCAACAATTCTTGCAATTTTTATCCACAACAAGATCACCCTTTTGGATCAATGCATATCCTTATTTTGCATACAAAGACAGTCCCACCAAAATTTCCTTAGACTACGTGCTATTCAATTCCAATCAAGGGATGGTTGATCCATACACAAAGCTACACTACGACAACATGTTGTATGCACAGGTGGATGCGGCTATATTTGCAATTGCAAGAATGGGTTTTAATGGGCTAGAAGTTAAAATTTCTGAGACCGGATGGCCTTCAAAAGGCGACTCTAATGAAATTGGTGCCACACTACAAAATGCAGCAATTTACAATAGGAACATTTTTAGGAGGCAATTGCTTAATGAAGGGACCCCTTTGAGACCTAATGTGAGATTAGATATTTATGTGTTTGCTTTGTTTAATGAAGACATGAAACCAGGGCCAACTTCAGAGAGGAATTATGGCTTGTTTCAACCTGATGGAACCATGGCTTATAATGTGGGGTTATTGTCTACTACTTCTACTACTACAGAGCCATCATCAGCTTCCATTTCCCTTGCTTCATCTGCCCCTCCTATG GTGAAACAAGTGGGATATCAAAGCTTGGCCAACTGGATGATGATGTTTGCATATTTTTGCTGGCTTTTAATGAGATGA